The Pirellulimonas nuda genome includes a region encoding these proteins:
- a CDS encoding prenyltransferase/squalene oxidase repeat-containing protein, translated as MSSIPSSTTPLAASAAPTQQGSPGQGAEHEEPQAPPLLDLSEWLRDSPAWLMSAALHMLVLLIFGLWLVASSREDALNLDAAFSEEVGEQLIEDNLDLSTSPELAEDFQTLTPDTLPEVETPLATPDLAIESPVADQMTTDIASQTVGVALTGREPGMKRALLAAFGGDATTQNAVLEGLRWLQRQQRTVDKLWSLRGPYRDGAGTENIEAATAMALLAFQGDGHTHVGPADDPFTKNVADGWKALLKRQDRQTGSFFRGDGFNHRFYTHAQCTIALCELYGMTQDQELAGPAQRAVNYLIETQSPGGGWRYDVGDTGDLSVTGWCVMALKSAEIAGISVPPETFARISKFLDSVEYDGGAQYAYQQNGTPRISMTAEGLLCRQYLGWSKDDERLQRGADVLMKSLPTWNTGHRNAYYWYYGAQVCHHLEGAHWQRWNYAMKKVVPAHQEKAGREKGSWDVVIDQVHGPGGGRLYTTCLSIYMMEVYYRHLPLYRQHLLAGP; from the coding sequence TTGAGCAGCATCCCTTCTAGCACGACGCCCCTGGCAGCCTCGGCGGCGCCGACGCAGCAGGGTTCGCCGGGCCAGGGCGCCGAGCACGAAGAGCCGCAGGCCCCGCCGCTGCTCGACCTATCGGAATGGCTGCGTGACTCGCCCGCTTGGCTGATGAGCGCCGCGCTGCACATGCTGGTGCTGCTGATCTTCGGGCTGTGGCTGGTGGCCAGCAGCCGGGAAGACGCGCTCAACCTGGACGCGGCCTTCAGCGAAGAAGTAGGCGAGCAGCTCATCGAGGACAACCTCGACCTATCTACCTCGCCCGAGCTGGCAGAGGACTTCCAGACCCTCACGCCAGACACGCTGCCGGAGGTCGAGACGCCGCTGGCGACCCCCGACTTGGCGATCGAGTCGCCGGTCGCCGATCAGATGACGACCGACATCGCCTCGCAGACCGTGGGGGTGGCGCTCACGGGCCGCGAGCCCGGCATGAAGCGGGCGTTGTTGGCCGCGTTCGGGGGGGACGCCACCACGCAGAACGCGGTGCTCGAGGGGCTCCGCTGGTTGCAGCGGCAGCAGCGCACCGTGGACAAGTTGTGGAGCCTGCGGGGCCCCTACCGCGACGGCGCCGGGACCGAGAACATCGAGGCCGCCACGGCGATGGCGCTGCTCGCGTTTCAGGGAGACGGGCACACGCACGTCGGGCCGGCGGACGACCCGTTCACCAAGAACGTGGCCGACGGCTGGAAGGCGTTGCTCAAGCGGCAGGACCGCCAGACGGGGAGCTTCTTCCGCGGCGACGGGTTCAATCACCGCTTCTACACGCACGCCCAGTGCACCATCGCGTTGTGCGAGCTTTACGGCATGACGCAAGACCAGGAACTGGCCGGGCCGGCGCAGCGCGCGGTGAATTACTTGATCGAGACGCAAAGCCCCGGCGGCGGCTGGCGGTACGACGTGGGCGACACCGGCGACCTCTCCGTGACGGGATGGTGTGTGATGGCGCTCAAGAGCGCGGAGATCGCCGGCATCAGCGTCCCGCCGGAAACGTTCGCGCGGATCAGCAAGTTCCTTGACTCCGTCGAGTACGACGGCGGCGCCCAGTACGCCTATCAGCAGAACGGCACGCCGCGGATCAGCATGACCGCCGAGGGGCTGCTCTGTCGGCAGTATCTGGGCTGGAGCAAGGACGACGAGCGTCTGCAGCGTGGCGCCGACGTGCTGATGAAGTCGCTGCCTACCTGGAACACCGGCCACCGCAACGCCTACTACTGGTACTACGGCGCCCAGGTGTGCCACCACCTGGAGGGGGCGCACTGGCAGCGGTGGAACTACGCGATGAAGAAGGTAGTGCCCGCCCACCAAGAGAAGGCCGGCCGCGAGAAAGGGAGCTGGGACGTGGTGATCGACCAGGTGCACGGCCCGGGGGGTGGGCGGCTCTACACCACGTGCCTGAGCATCTACATGATGGAAGTCTACTACCGCCACCTGCCGCTCTACCGGCAGCACCTATTGGCGGGGCCGTAA
- a CDS encoding DUF1501 domain-containing protein: protein MTRRHFFRRGALGLGGAALASLSNTAALGAASPAAGPGATGLSGLPHFAAKAKRVIYLFMAGGPSQLDLFDYKPKTRGLFDQDLPPSVYADQRLTTMTSGQARLPIAPSKYRFSQHGQNGAWVSELLPYTAKMTDDMTIVRSVYTEAINHDPAMTFVCTGDQLPGRASLGSWLSYGLGTENQDLPAFVVMTPSWTGRTEAQSLYSRLWGSGFLPSTHQGVALRSGGDPVLFLNNPAGIDTATRRRLLDRISEFNHRTLAQFGDPETQTRIDQYEMAFRMQASVPELTDTSDESEQTLNLYGPDVRRPGTFAASCLLARRMTERGVRFVQIFHRGWDQHGNVGGDLPNQCRDIDQASWALVQDLKNRGLLEDTLVVWGGEFGRTIYCQGKLSRDNYGRDHHAGCSTMWLAGGGVRPGLVHGETDDFGYNVTRDPVHVQDLNATILHCMGIDNQRMVYPTKGLDMRLTGVKPHGPVHEILS, encoded by the coding sequence ATGACGCGACGGCATTTCTTCCGTCGCGGGGCGCTGGGCCTTGGGGGCGCCGCCTTGGCCTCGCTGTCGAACACCGCGGCGTTGGGCGCGGCTTCTCCCGCGGCCGGCCCGGGCGCGACGGGGCTGAGCGGGTTGCCCCATTTTGCGGCCAAGGCGAAGCGGGTCATTTACTTGTTCATGGCCGGCGGGCCGAGCCAGCTCGACCTGTTCGACTACAAGCCCAAGACGCGCGGCTTGTTCGACCAGGACCTGCCACCGTCGGTTTACGCGGACCAGCGGCTGACGACCATGACCTCTGGGCAGGCGCGCCTGCCGATCGCGCCGTCGAAGTACCGCTTTTCGCAGCACGGCCAGAACGGGGCCTGGGTGAGCGAGCTGCTCCCCTACACGGCCAAGATGACCGACGACATGACGATCGTTAGGTCGGTCTACACCGAGGCGATCAACCACGACCCGGCGATGACGTTCGTCTGCACCGGCGATCAACTGCCGGGCCGCGCGAGCCTGGGGAGTTGGCTAAGCTACGGGTTGGGGACCGAGAACCAAGACCTGCCGGCGTTTGTGGTGATGACCCCGTCGTGGACCGGTCGGACCGAGGCGCAGTCGCTCTACAGCCGGCTGTGGGGCAGCGGCTTCTTGCCTTCCACGCACCAAGGGGTGGCGCTGCGGTCGGGGGGCGATCCGGTGCTGTTCCTCAACAACCCGGCGGGGATCGACACGGCCACCCGGCGCCGGCTGCTCGACCGCATCTCGGAGTTCAACCACCGCACCCTCGCGCAGTTTGGCGACCCAGAAACCCAGACCCGCATCGACCAGTACGAGATGGCCTTCCGGATGCAGGCCTCCGTGCCGGAGCTGACCGACACCTCGGACGAGTCGGAACAGACGCTTAATCTCTACGGTCCCGACGTCCGGCGCCCCGGCACGTTCGCCGCGAGCTGTCTGCTGGCCAGGCGGATGACGGAGCGGGGCGTGCGGTTCGTGCAGATCTTCCATCGCGGGTGGGACCAGCACGGCAACGTCGGCGGCGACCTCCCCAACCAGTGCCGCGACATCGATCAAGCGAGCTGGGCGTTGGTGCAGGACCTCAAGAACCGCGGCCTGCTGGAGGACACCCTGGTGGTGTGGGGAGGTGAGTTCGGCCGCACCATCTACTGCCAGGGAAAGCTGTCGAGAGACAACTACGGCCGCGACCACCACGCCGGCTGCTCGACCATGTGGCTGGCCGGCGGGGGCGTCAGGCCGGGGCTCGTTCACGGCGAGACCGACGACTTTGGCTACAACGTCACCCGCGACCCTGTGCACGTGCAGGACCTGAACGCGACGATCTTGCATTGCATGGGGATCGACAATCAGCGGATGGTCTACCCGACCAAGGGGCTCGACATGCGGCTCACCGGCGTAAAGCCGCACGGCCCGGTCCACGAAATCCTGAGCTGA
- a CDS encoding ATP-binding protein, which yields MLTQVRNPLGATDPTGRTPAQNAAPLTQTPAPDAADSFPSPPEPQSLEQAGVSDSELESMLLKSLLHEGAASGAALADGVCLPTALVRETLSALRDELLIGIKSASGLHDYVYQLTELGHARAKQHRERCAFIGSAPVPIAVYQRAMERQSIKQCGLSLAAMRRALADLSIKPSLVSRLCQAVNDGGGMFLFGKPGNGKTTVAERLCDAFGQYLWIPQMVSVGGDLIRVFDPVCHQRVELPANAAQRYDRRWVLVRRPTVVVGGELTLEQLEANYQPTQGVNEAPIQMKSTGGALLIDDFGRQRAGCDAILNRLIVPLEKGFDYLSLASGRQVRTPFDTLFILSTNLEPSDLVDEAFLRRIPYKIEVYDPEEGEFRALFEKTAAAAGFDIAPGAVDWLLETAYRQTGRELRYCHPRDLLRQVRTYATVHELPRQVNEQTLGVAIENYFATLS from the coding sequence ATGCTTACTCAAGTCAGGAACCCCTTAGGCGCAACCGACCCCACCGGGCGCACGCCGGCCCAGAACGCCGCGCCGTTGACCCAAACGCCGGCGCCCGACGCCGCGGACAGCTTCCCCTCGCCCCCCGAGCCGCAGAGCCTGGAGCAGGCGGGGGTGTCGGATTCGGAGCTGGAGAGCATGCTGCTCAAGTCGCTGCTGCACGAAGGCGCGGCGTCGGGCGCCGCGCTCGCCGACGGGGTCTGCCTGCCCACGGCCCTTGTACGCGAGACCCTTAGCGCGCTGCGAGACGAGCTGCTGATCGGCATCAAGAGCGCCTCGGGGCTGCACGACTACGTCTACCAGCTCACCGAACTCGGCCACGCCCGGGCCAAGCAGCACCGCGAGCGGTGCGCGTTCATCGGCTCGGCGCCGGTGCCCATCGCCGTCTACCAGCGGGCCATGGAGCGGCAGTCGATCAAGCAGTGCGGGCTCAGCCTGGCCGCTATGCGACGCGCCCTGGCGGACCTGTCGATCAAGCCGAGCCTCGTCAGCCGCCTCTGCCAAGCGGTGAACGACGGCGGCGGGATGTTCTTGTTCGGCAAGCCGGGCAACGGCAAGACCACGGTCGCAGAGCGGCTGTGCGACGCGTTCGGCCAGTACCTGTGGATCCCGCAGATGGTGAGCGTCGGCGGCGACCTGATCCGCGTGTTCGACCCCGTCTGCCACCAGCGTGTTGAGCTGCCGGCCAACGCCGCGCAGCGTTACGACCGCCGGTGGGTGCTGGTCCGCCGGCCTACCGTGGTCGTGGGGGGCGAGCTGACGCTCGAACAACTCGAGGCCAACTACCAGCCGACCCAGGGCGTCAACGAGGCGCCCATCCAGATGAAGTCCACCGGCGGCGCGTTGTTGATCGACGACTTCGGCCGCCAACGCGCGGGGTGCGACGCCATCCTCAACCGGCTGATCGTGCCGTTGGAGAAGGGTTTCGACTACCTTTCGCTCGCCAGCGGCCGACAGGTCCGTACGCCGTTTGACACGCTCTTTATCCTCTCGACCAACCTCGAGCCGAGCGACCTGGTGGACGAGGCCTTCCTGCGGCGGATCCCCTACAAGATCGAGGTGTACGACCCGGAAGAGGGCGAGTTCCGCGCGCTGTTCGAGAAGACGGCCGCCGCGGCCGGTTTCGACATCGCCCCGGGCGCCGTCGATTGGCTGCTGGAGACCGCCTACCGGCAGACGGGGCGCGAGCTGCGCTACTGCCACCCACGCGACCTGTTGCGCCAGGTTCGCACCTACGCCACGGTGCACGAGCTGCCCCGGCAGGTGAACGAGCAGACGCTCGGCGTGGCGATCGAGAACTACTTCGCGACGCTGTCGTAG
- a CDS encoding BON domain-containing protein, which translates to MRSTYFAAVAVILTCMAGVPQASAQNRGGGATTGSTGFGGTSGFGGTGFGGAQSGFGGTSGGSTGFGGTGFGGAQSGFGGTSGFGGGQSGFGGGQTAFGGGFGQTGTAQQGGFVGRSGQDVTAMFQALGQTQGQGQGGMQRTFQRNEGRGAEQQDDEGSPVRVKLKLGFAAPPTQPQMLPAPTTDRINSILTRRGILGVSVAIQDGRAVLSGSVASASDRLLVEKLAGLEPGVAAVENQIVVPDAGPELIPQPTDN; encoded by the coding sequence ATGCGATCAACGTACTTCGCCGCTGTTGCCGTTATCTTGACCTGCATGGCGGGTGTTCCGCAAGCAAGCGCCCAGAATCGGGGCGGAGGCGCTACCACCGGGTCGACCGGATTCGGTGGGACCAGCGGGTTCGGCGGGACAGGCTTTGGCGGCGCCCAGTCTGGCTTCGGCGGCACGAGCGGCGGGAGCACCGGCTTCGGTGGAACCGGCTTCGGGGGCGCCCAGTCCGGCTTCGGCGGGACAAGCGGCTTCGGAGGCGGCCAGTCTGGCTTCGGGGGGGGCCAAACGGCGTTCGGCGGCGGCTTTGGTCAGACCGGCACGGCCCAACAAGGGGGCTTCGTCGGCCGTAGCGGCCAGGACGTAACGGCCATGTTCCAGGCGCTCGGCCAGACCCAAGGCCAGGGCCAGGGCGGCATGCAGCGCACCTTCCAACGCAACGAGGGTCGCGGCGCCGAGCAGCAAGATGATGAGGGTTCGCCGGTGCGGGTCAAGCTGAAGCTCGGCTTCGCCGCCCCCCCCACGCAGCCCCAGATGCTACCCGCGCCGACCACCGATCGGATCAACAGCATCCTGACCCGCCGCGGCATTCTGGGCGTCTCGGTCGCGATCCAGGACGGACGGGCCGTGCTGTCGGGGAGCGTCGCTTCGGCTAGCGATCGGCTACTTGTGGAGAAGCTAGCGGGGCTCGAGCCGGGAGTCGCGGCGGTGGAGAACCAAATTGTTGTCCCTGACGCTGGGCCCGAATTGATTCCGCAACCGACAGATAACTAA
- a CDS encoding PSD1 and planctomycete cytochrome C domain-containing protein → MPILSWGLGRASLLASAMPNGVGRAAMAFALAGWCFVAGAAAAEAVVHKERSPDGPDYSTEVRPILAQRCFACHGPDEAARQGGFRLDLRDSATAPADSGETPVAPGDPGKSEILQRLAAEDASLRMPPLETHKSVTAEEIELLSRWIAAGAPWGGHWAFEPLRTTASGGSIDGFIQSELDKHALALSPLADRQTLIRRVSLGLTGLPPTTEQVRAFCADERSDAYPRLVRRLLRSDAYGEHMARYWLDAARYADTHGLNLDNYREMWLYRDWVVDAFRTNMPYDRFVTEQVAGDLLPDPSDDQLIATGFNRCHVTTGEGGSIEEEVRARNEADRVDTFGTVFLGLTFGCARCHDHKYDPITAKDYYALGAFFNSFDGPAMDSNDKAPGPVVRRPPPEQLARQAVLERRCAELDAKLSGAWAEVDEAQAVWEASVRAALANRKGEAALGGRVRLGQWQLASGFYKVDKGLSQVNRENFVTRFPPEAAPVNLEQTYPTNFGLDIAWVAKPNWEDGLLREDLPTKTDHSVVCYLYRKIVAESEGELRVSLGAGDGLKVLLNGEEVLAVDAPREASPNQHVVTLNLTRGDNHLLVKLVTYNQRSGFYFALPDDPSVAPKKVLRIVAKPASARTPEQQREVRKFYRENACELQQLVQRREEQRGLRVELVELEASTPTTLVYREMQQPRPAFVLERGEYNQPGSPVSRDTPSFLPPMPPELPRNRLGLAEWLTSDQNPLTARVFVNRVWQQLFGVGLVNTAGDFGAQGGLPSHPELLDWLADDFVRGGWDVRRLVEQIVLSQAFRQSSVAGAASRQGDPAGRLLSRFPRRRLDAETLRDQALAVSGLLATQRGGPSVRPPQPAGLWEAVGYTRSNTAVFRADADPAATHRRTLYTFIKRTAVAPQLSTFDAPTRESCAVQRERTNTPLQALLLLNDPQYLEAAVALARRAGADVGADEASDGRSDPRESIAWMFEACLCRPPTPEECASLADCYATERARFDRRPAEADALLAIGGSAAGAGPDAYAPHHAALALVANVVLNLDEFVNQN, encoded by the coding sequence ATGCCCATCTTATCTTGGGGACTTGGTCGGGCATCCTTGTTGGCGTCGGCAATGCCCAATGGGGTCGGCCGCGCCGCGATGGCCTTCGCTTTGGCGGGGTGGTGCTTTGTGGCGGGCGCCGCCGCTGCCGAGGCGGTTGTGCACAAAGAACGTTCGCCCGACGGTCCCGACTATTCGACCGAGGTGCGCCCCATCCTCGCCCAGCGGTGTTTTGCCTGCCACGGGCCAGACGAGGCGGCCCGCCAGGGGGGCTTCCGGCTCGACCTGCGAGACAGCGCGACCGCGCCGGCCGACTCGGGCGAGACCCCGGTCGCGCCGGGGGACCCCGGCAAGAGCGAGATCTTGCAGCGGTTGGCAGCCGAGGACGCGTCGCTACGCATGCCCCCGTTAGAAACGCACAAGAGCGTAACCGCGGAAGAGATTGAGCTGCTCTCGCGGTGGATCGCCGCGGGGGCGCCCTGGGGGGGGCACTGGGCGTTCGAGCCGCTACGCACAACGGCGTCGGGCGGATCAATCGATGGGTTCATCCAGAGCGAACTCGATAAGCACGCTCTGGCGCTGTCTCCGTTGGCCGATCGGCAGACGCTGATCCGACGGGTCTCGCTGGGCCTGACGGGGCTGCCCCCTACGACGGAGCAAGTCCGCGCGTTCTGCGCCGACGAGCGCTCCGACGCGTACCCACGTCTGGTGCGCCGGCTGCTGCGCTCGGACGCCTACGGCGAGCACATGGCGCGTTATTGGCTCGACGCGGCCCGCTACGCAGACACGCATGGCCTGAACCTAGACAACTACCGCGAGATGTGGCTGTACCGCGACTGGGTGGTTGATGCGTTCCGGACCAACATGCCGTACGACCGGTTCGTCACGGAGCAAGTCGCCGGCGACCTGCTCCCCGACCCGAGCGACGACCAGTTGATCGCGACCGGATTTAATCGCTGCCACGTGACCACCGGGGAAGGGGGGTCGATTGAGGAAGAAGTGCGTGCGCGGAACGAAGCGGACCGTGTCGATACCTTCGGGACGGTCTTCTTGGGGCTGACGTTCGGGTGCGCCCGCTGCCACGACCATAAGTACGACCCGATCACCGCCAAGGACTATTACGCGCTCGGCGCGTTCTTCAACAGCTTCGACGGCCCGGCGATGGACAGCAACGACAAGGCGCCCGGTCCCGTGGTCCGCCGCCCACCGCCGGAGCAGCTCGCCCGTCAGGCGGTGCTTGAGCGTCGGTGTGCCGAGCTGGACGCGAAGTTGAGCGGGGCGTGGGCGGAGGTCGACGAGGCGCAGGCCGTGTGGGAGGCCTCGGTCCGCGCCGCGTTGGCAAATAGGAAGGGAGAGGCAGCGCTGGGCGGGCGGGTGCGGCTGGGCCAGTGGCAGTTGGCGTCCGGCTTTTACAAGGTGGACAAGGGGCTGTCGCAGGTCAACCGAGAGAACTTCGTGACGCGTTTCCCGCCGGAGGCGGCGCCGGTCAATCTGGAGCAGACGTACCCCACCAACTTCGGGTTAGACATCGCATGGGTCGCGAAACCAAATTGGGAAGACGGCTTGTTGCGAGAAGACCTTCCGACCAAGACGGACCACTCGGTCGTTTGCTACTTGTACCGCAAGATCGTCGCCGAGTCGGAGGGCGAGCTCCGCGTTTCGTTGGGGGCCGGCGACGGGCTGAAGGTGCTGTTGAACGGGGAGGAGGTGCTGGCGGTCGACGCCCCCCGCGAGGCGTCGCCCAACCAGCACGTGGTGACGCTCAACCTGACGCGGGGCGACAACCACCTGCTTGTGAAGTTGGTCACCTACAACCAACGCTCCGGGTTCTACTTCGCGCTGCCCGACGATCCCAGCGTCGCCCCCAAGAAGGTGTTGCGGATCGTAGCAAAGCCCGCCTCGGCCCGCACGCCCGAGCAGCAGCGGGAGGTGCGCAAGTTCTACCGCGAGAACGCCTGCGAGCTTCAACAGCTTGTCCAACGGCGAGAAGAGCAGCGCGGGCTGCGGGTTGAGCTGGTGGAGCTCGAGGCGAGCACACCGACGACGCTTGTCTACCGTGAGATGCAACAACCAAGGCCGGCGTTCGTGCTTGAGCGGGGAGAGTACAACCAACCGGGGTCGCCGGTGTCGCGCGACACCCCGTCGTTCTTGCCGCCGATGCCCCCCGAGCTCCCACGCAACCGGCTCGGCCTGGCCGAGTGGCTCACCAGCGACCAGAACCCGCTGACGGCGCGGGTGTTTGTCAACCGGGTTTGGCAGCAGCTCTTCGGCGTCGGTCTGGTTAACACCGCGGGGGACTTCGGCGCCCAGGGGGGGCTCCCCTCGCACCCCGAGCTGCTGGATTGGCTCGCCGACGACTTCGTTCGCGGCGGATGGGACGTCCGGCGGCTGGTGGAACAGATCGTGCTGAGCCAAGCGTTCCGGCAGTCGTCGGTCGCCGGCGCGGCGAGCCGGCAGGGCGACCCCGCCGGGCGCTTGCTCTCTCGCTTCCCGCGGCGGCGGCTCGACGCCGAAACGCTGCGGGACCAAGCCCTGGCCGTTAGCGGGTTGTTGGCGACCCAGCGCGGCGGCCCGAGCGTCCGGCCCCCTCAGCCGGCCGGTCTTTGGGAGGCGGTGGGGTACACCCGGTCGAACACGGCGGTGTTCCGCGCCGATGCAGACCCGGCGGCGACGCACCGCCGGACGCTGTACACCTTCATCAAGCGAACGGCGGTGGCGCCCCAGTTGAGCACCTTCGACGCTCCGACCCGCGAGTCTTGCGCGGTGCAGCGCGAGCGAACCAACACGCCGCTGCAAGCGCTGCTGCTGCTCAACGACCCGCAGTACCTCGAAGCGGCGGTGGCGTTGGCCCGGCGTGCGGGCGCCGACGTGGGCGCCGACGAGGCCAGCGACGGGAGAAGCGACCCCCGCGAGTCGATCGCCTGGATGTTCGAGGCGTGCCTGTGCCGGCCGCCGACGCCCGAAGAATGCGCGTCGCTGGCAGATTGCTACGCGACCGAGCGCGCGCGGTTCGATCGGCGCCCCGCGGAGGCCGACGCGTTGCTGGCGATCGGCGGTAGCGCCGCCGGCGCGGGCCCAGACGCGTACGCCCCCCACCACGCCGCGCTCGCGCTGGTGGCCAACGTGGTCCTGAACCTCGACGAGTTCGTCAACCAGAACTAA